Within Novosphingobium resinovorum, the genomic segment CCCAAGTCTGGCACGGCGAGCAGCCCCTTCGCGATCATCAGCCAGGCGCTGGGCTGAACTGAATTCCTGCGCTGACTCTAACGCCGCCCGGATCACCTCCGGGCTCCCCCGGATTCACCCTGAGGAAATGGGCCTGACGCCATGATCCACGATCTGAAGAACCCTGATCTGTTCCGCCAGTCCGCCTTCATCTGCGGCGAATGGGTGCCCGCCGAAAACGGCGCAGCCATCGAGGTGGACGATCCCGCAACAGGTGCCGCAATCGGCCTCGTACCGGACTGCACCGCCGCCGATACCGAACGCGCCATCGCCGCTGCGGATGCCGCCTTCGCCCCATGGCGCGCACTAACAGCGGGCGCCCGCGCGGCAATCCTCGAACGTTGGCATGCGCTGGTGCTGGCGAACGTGGGCGACCTCGCCCGGATCATGACCGCCGAACAGGGCAAGCCGCTGGCCGAGTCCGAAGGCGAAATCCGATACGCCGCAACCTTCATCAAGTGGTTCGCCGAAGAAGGCCGCCGCGCCTCCGGCCATGACGTGCTGGCGCCCGAGGCCAACCGCCGCATCTTCGTGATGAAGGAGCCGATTGGTGTCGCCGCCGCGATCACGCCGTGGAACTTCCCCGCGGCGATGATAACCCGCAAGTGCGCGCCCGCACTTGCTGCCGGGTGCCCAGTGATAGTCAAGCCTTCTGACCTCACGCCCTTTACCGCACTCGCGCTCGCCCGCCTTGCCGAGCAGGCGGGCTTCCCCAAGGGCACGATCAACGTCCTGACCGGCCGCCCCGAAGCGATCGGCGGCGCGATCACGGGCAGTCCGGTGGTACGAAAGCTTTCGTTCACCGGCTCCACCCGCGTCGGCAGCCTGCTGCTGCGCCAGTGCGCCGACACCGTCAAGCGCACCAGCATGGAGCTGGGCGGCAATGCTCCGCTGATCGTGTTCGACGACGCCGACCTCGACATTGCCGTGCAAAGCACGATGGTCAGCAAGTTCCGCAACTCGGGTCAGACCTGCGTGTGCGCCAACCGCATTCTTGTGCAGGACGCGGTTTATGACGAGTTCGCAGCACGCTTGGCCAAGGAAGTCACGAGACTGACGGTTGGACCGGGGGCGTACGCGGGCGTCACGATGGGCCCGCTTATCAACCGCGTCGCAGCACAAAAAGTTGAAGGACATATCGATGATGCCCTGAGCAGGGGCGCGACCCTGTACGCCAGTGGCCACAGCCCCATGCCTTTCGACCGGTTCATCGCTCCGGTAGTGCTAACCGGTGCAACCCACGACATGCTGCTGGCAAACGAGGAAACCTTCGGCCCCGTCGCGCCGCTGTTCCGCTTCGGCTCCGAGGACGAGGCGATCGCCATGGCCAACGCTACCGAATACGGCCTCGCCAGCTACTTCTACACCGAAAACCTGCACCGCGCCTTCCGCGTCGCCGAGAGGCTGGAGGCGGGCATGGTCGCGCTCAACACCGGCTCGATTGCGATGGAGATGGCCCCCTTTGGCGGCGCCAAGCAATCGGGCCTTGGCCGCGAGGGCGGACGCGCGGGGCTGGAGGAGTATCTCGAAACCAAGGCCTTCCACATCGCCGGCCTCAAGCTTTGACCCTCAGGCTCTGACAGGAAACTGATCTCATGACCGCACCCCGCAACTACACTATCTCCGTCATTCCCGGCGACGGTATCGGCACCGAAGTCATGCCCGAGGGCATCCGCGTGCTGGAAAAGGCCGCCAGCCTCTATGGCTTCACCATCGAGCAGCAGTGGCACGATTTCGCCTGCTGCGATTACTATGCCAAGCACGGGCAGATGATGCCTGACGACTGGAAGGCCCGCATCGGTTCGCCCGATGCGATCTTCTTCGGCGCGGTGGGCTGGCCCGATACCGTGCCCGATCATATCTCGCTGTGGGGATCGCTGTTGCAGTTCCGCCGCGAGTACGACCAGTACGTCAACCTGCGCCCGGCACGCCTGATGCCGGGTGTACCCTCCCCGCTCGCCGGGCGCGGCCCCGGCAGCATCGATATGTGGATCGTGCGCGAGAACACCGAGGGCGAATACAGTTCGGTCGGCGGGCGCATGTATCCGGGCACCAAGCGCGAGATCGTGATCCAGGAAACGGTGATGAGCCGCCACGGCGTCGACCGCGTGCTGCGTTACGCCTTCGACCTTGCGCAGAGCCGCGACGCCCGCCACCTCACCTCGGCCACCAAGTCCAACGGCATCGCCATCACCATGCCGTTCTGGGACGAGCGGGTCGAGGAAATGGCGAAAGCCTATCCCGAAGTCCGCACCGACAAGTACCACATCGACATCCTGACCGCGCAGTTCGTGATGAATCCGGACCGCTTCGACGTCGTCGTCGCCTCCAACCTGTTCGGGGACATTCTCTCCGACCTCGGCCCGGCCTGCACCGGCACGATCGGCGTCGCGCCTTCGGGCAACATCAACCCGGACCGAACCGGCCCTTCGCTGTTCGAGCCGGTCCACGGTTCGGCGCCGGACATCGCAGGCAAGGGCATCGCCAACCCGATCGGCCAGATCTGGTCCGCCTCGATGATGCTGGAGCACTTGGGCGAAGTGGAGGCGGGCAAGGCGATCATGCGCGCGATCGAGACGGTCCTCGCCGATCCCAAGCTGCGCACGGCAGACCTGAAGGGCGAGGCCGACACGGTAACCTGCGGTAAGGCCGTGGCCGACGCGCTGAGCTGATTCGGTCCCGTCACCACCTACTTCCCGAAGACTAAAGACCGCGCGTGCCCCTCCGGGTACGCGCGGTCTTTCGTTGCGGCATTTTGTGCTGCGGTCTGTCCCAATTCATGCATGCTCCCGTTCGCAAACAGTCAAAGTCGGCGCTTTCTGTCAGCCTGGCTGCGTAGGCTAATGCCATCAACAACGAGAAACGAGCCCCTGATCTCATGGCCTCTCCCGCGCAGCCGATATCGAACCGCTCCCTTCTGGAGATGGACCGGGACCACCTCATCCACCCCGTCACCTCCTTCCGCGCCCACGAGAGCCGCGGCGCCACGATCCTGCAGAGCGGCGATGGCATGTGGCTGACCGACATTGACGGTAACCGCGTGCTGGACGCCTTCGCGGGGCTGTGGTGCGTCAACGTCGGCTACGGCCAGGAAAGCATAGTGGAGGCCGCCGTCGAGCAGATGCGCCGCCTGCCTTACGCCACCGGCTACTTCCACTTCGGCAGCGAACCGGCGATCCGGCTGGCCGAAAAACTGGTGTCGCTGACGCCCGAGGGCCTGAACCACGTGTTCTTCACGCTGGGCGGGTCGGACGCGGTGGACAGCGCGATCCGCTACATCACGCATTACTGGAACGCGGTGGGC encodes:
- a CDS encoding tartrate dehydrogenase — translated: MTAPRNYTISVIPGDGIGTEVMPEGIRVLEKAASLYGFTIEQQWHDFACCDYYAKHGQMMPDDWKARIGSPDAIFFGAVGWPDTVPDHISLWGSLLQFRREYDQYVNLRPARLMPGVPSPLAGRGPGSIDMWIVRENTEGEYSSVGGRMYPGTKREIVIQETVMSRHGVDRVLRYAFDLAQSRDARHLTSATKSNGIAITMPFWDERVEEMAKAYPEVRTDKYHIDILTAQFVMNPDRFDVVVASNLFGDILSDLGPACTGTIGVAPSGNINPDRTGPSLFEPVHGSAPDIAGKGIANPIGQIWSASMMLEHLGEVEAGKAIMRAIETVLADPKLRTADLKGEADTVTCGKAVADALS
- a CDS encoding NAD-dependent succinate-semialdehyde dehydrogenase; the encoded protein is MIHDLKNPDLFRQSAFICGEWVPAENGAAIEVDDPATGAAIGLVPDCTAADTERAIAAADAAFAPWRALTAGARAAILERWHALVLANVGDLARIMTAEQGKPLAESEGEIRYAATFIKWFAEEGRRASGHDVLAPEANRRIFVMKEPIGVAAAITPWNFPAAMITRKCAPALAAGCPVIVKPSDLTPFTALALARLAEQAGFPKGTINVLTGRPEAIGGAITGSPVVRKLSFTGSTRVGSLLLRQCADTVKRTSMELGGNAPLIVFDDADLDIAVQSTMVSKFRNSGQTCVCANRILVQDAVYDEFAARLAKEVTRLTVGPGAYAGVTMGPLINRVAAQKVEGHIDDALSRGATLYASGHSPMPFDRFIAPVVLTGATHDMLLANEETFGPVAPLFRFGSEDEAIAMANATEYGLASYFYTENLHRAFRVAERLEAGMVALNTGSIAMEMAPFGGAKQSGLGREGGRAGLEEYLETKAFHIAGLKL